In Gemmatimonadota bacterium, the following proteins share a genomic window:
- a CDS encoding DNA-3-methyladenine glycosylase I yields the protein MNCVRHLPETWITGVDNHPFRTGEFVEETDDRKRCAWTFKDPILAAYHDDEYGFPLTRDDDFFERLVLEINQAGLSWLTVLKKRKALREAFEGFDVDCVAAYGDEDRARLLGDARIIRNRLKIDAAIHNARVIQKIRAEHGSFAAWLNDQTCASLDEWVAVFKKTFRFMGPEIVGEFLMSTGYLPIRHDPECFLAGQGHRVG from the coding sequence ATGAACTGTGTACGGCACCTGCCCGAGACGTGGATCACCGGGGTGGACAACCACCCCTTCCGGACGGGTGAGTTCGTCGAAGAGACCGATGACCGGAAGCGTTGCGCATGGACGTTCAAGGACCCCATACTGGCCGCCTACCACGACGACGAGTACGGCTTTCCCCTGACCCGGGACGACGATTTCTTCGAGCGATTGGTGCTGGAGATCAACCAGGCCGGACTGAGCTGGCTGACGGTGTTGAAGAAGCGAAAGGCGCTGAGGGAGGCCTTCGAGGGGTTCGACGTGGACTGTGTCGCGGCCTATGGCGACGAGGATCGAGCGCGCCTTCTCGGGGACGCCCGCATCATCCGGAACCGGCTCAAGATCGACGCGGCCATCCACAACGCGCGGGTCATCCAGAAGATCCGGGCGGAACACGGATCCTTCGCGGCCTGGCTGAACGACCAGACCTGCGCTTCGCTGGACGAATGGGTGGCGGTGTTCAAAAAAACCTTCCGCTTCATGGGCCCCGAGATCGTCGGCGAGTTCCTCATGAGCACGGGTTATCTTCCCATTCGCCACGACCCGGAGTGCTTCCTCGCCGGGCAAGGGCACCGGGTGGGCTAG
- a CDS encoding transcriptional coactivator p15/PC4 family protein, translating into MAEDSQVVASFQKNSQEEFRFTITSFRGNEYADIRIYYENDGDFLPSRKGITVSPEAWKSFRSCLDELESELKERNLLKDEEGEG; encoded by the coding sequence ATGGCCGAGGACAGCCAGGTCGTAGCCAGTTTCCAGAAAAACAGCCAGGAAGAGTTCCGCTTCACCATCACGTCCTTCCGCGGTAACGAGTACGCCGATATCCGGATCTACTACGAGAACGACGGCGATTTCCTGCCCAGCAGGAAGGGCATCACCGTCTCACCGGAGGCATGGAAATCCTTCCGTTCCTGTCTCGACGAGCTGGAATCGGAACTCAAGGAACGCAACCTGCTCAAGGACGAAGAAGGAGAAGGCTGA
- a CDS encoding PLP-dependent aminotransferase family protein: protein MEWRDVYADRMDLIGDTAVIELLKLAERPDVLSFAGGLPDDATFPMEAMKEVAVQVFETHGSMSLQYGPTAGYTALREWIAGRMGPVEGVTATVDDIIVTTGGIEAMDLIAKMLLNPGDVIVVEAPTYLTAFSVFRCYDVDFVAVDIDDEGMRVDLLEVQLAELERRGKRAKLIYTMPTFQNPGGVTMPLERRRRLVELADRFNIPILEDHAYAELYFEHAPPPSLKALNPDGVLFVSTFSKIFGPGIRLGWIAAPPPVIAQLCQAKLGSDQCSSTLGQRIVYEYGRQGLMDSQIVLSRALYQAKRDVTLDALKEHAPPGLTWTRPDGGFYVWLTAPEGIDSTAMLAWAVEHEKVAYVAGPSFYTDGRGANQFRLCYSFLDQSLIGEGISRVCRSVAHHVERRHRDRIGV, encoded by the coding sequence ATGGAATGGCGGGATGTATATGCGGACCGCATGGATCTCATTGGCGATACCGCGGTCATTGAGCTGCTCAAGCTGGCGGAACGGCCGGACGTGCTCTCCTTTGCAGGCGGCTTGCCGGACGATGCCACGTTTCCCATGGAGGCGATGAAGGAAGTCGCCGTCCAGGTCTTCGAAACGCACGGCAGCATGTCGCTTCAATATGGTCCCACGGCGGGTTACACGGCCCTGAGGGAGTGGATCGCCGGCCGGATGGGGCCCGTCGAGGGCGTGACCGCCACCGTGGACGACATTATCGTCACCACGGGCGGCATAGAGGCCATGGACCTCATCGCCAAGATGCTGCTCAACCCAGGTGACGTCATCGTCGTGGAAGCCCCCACCTACCTGACCGCGTTCTCGGTCTTCCGGTGCTACGACGTGGATTTCGTCGCGGTGGATATCGATGACGAAGGCATGCGCGTGGACCTCCTGGAAGTGCAGCTTGCGGAACTGGAACGCCGGGGCAAGCGGGCCAAGCTGATCTACACCATGCCGACGTTTCAGAACCCGGGCGGTGTGACCATGCCCCTGGAACGGCGGCGCAGGCTGGTCGAACTCGCCGACCGGTTCAACATCCCCATCCTGGAAGACCACGCCTATGCGGAACTGTACTTCGAGCACGCACCCCCACCTTCGCTCAAGGCGCTGAATCCCGATGGTGTGTTGTTCGTCAGCACCTTCTCCAAGATCTTCGGGCCGGGTATCCGCCTCGGTTGGATCGCGGCGCCGCCACCCGTCATCGCCCAGTTGTGCCAGGCGAAGCTGGGGAGCGACCAGTGTTCCAGCACTCTCGGGCAGCGCATCGTCTACGAATACGGCCGCCAGGGCCTGATGGACTCCCAGATCGTGCTGTCCAGGGCGCTATACCAGGCCAAGCGTGACGTTACCCTGGACGCACTGAAGGAGCACGCCCCGCCCGGCCTGACCTGGACCCGCCCGGATGGCGGGTTCTACGTGTGGCTGACCGCGCCCGAAGGGATCGACTCCACGGCGATGCTGGCATGGGCCGTCGAGCATGAGAAGGTGGCTTACGTGGCCGGGCCTTCGTTTTACACCGACGGCCGAGGCGCGAACCAGTTCCGCCTGTGTTACAGCTTCCTCGACCAGTCGCTCATCGGCGAAGGGATCTCCCGGGTGTGCCGCTCGGTCGCGCACCACGTCGAACGGCGCCACCGAGACCGCATCGGCGTGTAG
- a CDS encoding phytanoyl-CoA dioxygenase family protein, protein MFRLTEKHEKRFREDGYLMVDGLYDEEEMELLLNVGRHDGEKASLVRAAEDTEGRESKLWLTSDTDREDIYNAICHGRRMVDTLERLMGDEVYLYHYKMMVKEPRVGGAWEWHQDYGYWYHNQALYPDMASCYIAVDRAHRGNGCLQVIRGSHRLGRIEHGRYGTQVGADPKRVELALEHLDHVYCEMSPGTALFFHANVLHRSDPNESDDPRWSLICCYNTRHNPCQDRPGHPSYRPLGKWDDGRVKEVGRRQWAELAATAEHGAATAESGA, encoded by the coding sequence ATGTTCCGCCTCACCGAAAAACACGAGAAAAGGTTCCGGGAAGACGGCTACCTGATGGTGGACGGTCTTTACGACGAGGAAGAAATGGAACTCCTCCTCAACGTGGGCCGTCACGACGGTGAGAAGGCCTCGCTCGTCCGCGCCGCCGAGGATACCGAGGGCCGCGAAAGCAAGCTGTGGCTGACCTCGGACACGGACCGGGAGGACATCTACAACGCCATCTGCCACGGCCGGCGCATGGTTGATACGCTGGAGCGGCTCATGGGTGACGAGGTCTACCTGTACCACTACAAGATGATGGTCAAGGAACCCCGCGTCGGCGGCGCGTGGGAGTGGCACCAGGATTACGGATACTGGTACCACAACCAGGCGCTCTATCCCGACATGGCCAGCTGCTACATCGCGGTGGACCGGGCCCACAGGGGCAACGGCTGCCTCCAGGTCATACGGGGTTCGCACCGCCTGGGCCGGATCGAACACGGTCGGTACGGCACCCAGGTGGGAGCCGACCCGAAGCGGGTGGAACTCGCGCTGGAGCACCTGGACCACGTGTACTGCGAAATGTCACCCGGCACGGCGCTGTTCTTCCACGCGAACGTGCTGCACCGTTCGGACCCGAACGAGAGCGACGACCCGAGGTGGAGCCTCATCTGCTGCTACAACACCCGGCACAATCCCTGCCAGGACCGACCGGGCCATCCTTCCTACCGGCCCCTGGGCAAGTGGGACGACGGCCGGGTCAAGGAAGTGGGACGCAGGCAGTGGGCGGAACTCGCCGCCACCGCCGAGCATGGCGCCGCCACCGCCGAATCCGGCGCGTGA
- a CDS encoding SAM-dependent chlorinase/fluorinase: MKRFTSYLLACMVGAFGLYGCGGAEDAAMEEAATEEMAMDVAMINVEVSSISEEFANINTNATSDQLMEAGFATDGWISVTHNEQTLVMPMVTDYGDVAEGAWLARMDEESGTLQIAINGGNAATDIGAAVGDMLHVMAADAPEMEEGEMDEGEMGEGEMGEGEMDEGEGGMDEGEGGMDDEGAEDGDSDASMGGEEEATTQPAP; encoded by the coding sequence ATGAAGCGGTTTACATCATACCTGTTGGCCTGTATGGTAGGCGCGTTCGGCCTCTATGGCTGCGGCGGGGCCGAAGATGCGGCCATGGAAGAGGCGGCAACCGAAGAGATGGCCATGGACGTTGCCATGATCAACGTCGAGGTCAGCAGTATCAGCGAGGAGTTCGCCAATATCAACACGAACGCCACGAGCGATCAGTTGATGGAAGCTGGATTCGCCACCGACGGCTGGATTTCGGTGACCCATAACGAACAGACCCTCGTCATGCCCATGGTCACCGATTACGGCGATGTGGCCGAAGGCGCCTGGCTCGCCCGGATGGACGAGGAGTCCGGCACGCTACAGATCGCCATTAACGGCGGCAACGCCGCGACCGACATCGGCGCCGCGGTAGGCGACATGCTCCACGTCATGGCCGCCGATGCCCCGGAAATGGAAGAAGGCGAGATGGACGAAGGCGAAATGGGTGAAGGCGAGATGGGCGAAGGCGAAATGGACGAAGGTGAAGGCGGCATGGACGAAGGTGAAGGCGGCATGGACGACGAGGGCGCGGAAGACGGTGACTCGGACGCGTCCATGGGCGGAGAGGAAGAAGCCACCACGCAGCCTGCCCCGTAA
- a CDS encoding sulfatase-like hydrolase/transferase translates to MPVRPNILWYCTDQQRFDTIGALGNPHVSTPTLDSLVREGVAFTRAYCQSPICTPSRSSFMTGMYPGRIHNTRNGNGVFENPPPLISKLLADSGYDCGLVGKFHLQSAGKRTEPRMDDGYRYWRFSHAPRDDWPEGHDYADWVGERGGDLDALRASEDRVPPDLHQTTWVTECALEFITERRAPDKPWMLTLNPYDPHPPFIPPRVYADLFEPDDMPGPYFHLSDLAQQDELKEVFFQSEARHPMTFDGKKQQALYYAMIKQIDDQFARILGELERTGQRENTVIIFTSDHGECLGDHGLLWKGCRFYEGLVRVPLIFSHPGHMVSDLRSDALVELIDMSATMLDIAGVNVPEDFQGRSLLPILDGTVDPGYNRSFVRSEYFDAVSNDTHDYATMYRNEQYKLVLYHTHGKGELYDLATDPWEFENLWDNPDHKDLRSHLCLEAFNATMIQDIDPGGSLIAGT, encoded by the coding sequence ATGCCTGTACGCCCAAACATTCTCTGGTACTGCACGGATCAGCAGCGTTTCGACACGATCGGCGCGCTCGGCAATCCCCATGTGAGCACGCCGACGCTGGACAGCCTGGTGCGTGAAGGCGTCGCATTTACGCGCGCATACTGCCAGAGCCCGATTTGCACGCCCAGCCGGTCGAGCTTCATGACGGGCATGTATCCCGGGCGGATCCACAATACACGAAACGGCAACGGCGTCTTCGAGAATCCGCCTCCCCTGATCTCCAAACTGCTGGCAGACAGCGGGTACGACTGCGGCCTGGTGGGCAAGTTCCACCTCCAGAGCGCGGGGAAGCGCACCGAACCCCGTATGGATGACGGCTACCGGTACTGGCGGTTCAGCCACGCGCCGCGGGACGACTGGCCGGAAGGGCATGACTACGCCGACTGGGTAGGCGAGCGCGGCGGCGATCTCGACGCCCTGCGGGCGAGCGAGGACCGGGTCCCGCCCGATCTCCACCAGACGACCTGGGTCACCGAGTGCGCCCTGGAGTTCATCACCGAGCGCCGGGCGCCCGACAAGCCCTGGATGCTGACGCTCAACCCCTACGATCCCCACCCGCCTTTTATCCCGCCCCGCGTCTACGCCGACCTGTTCGAACCGGATGATATGCCCGGCCCGTACTTCCACCTGAGCGACCTGGCCCAACAGGATGAACTAAAGGAAGTGTTCTTCCAGTCGGAGGCCCGGCACCCGATGACCTTCGACGGCAAGAAGCAGCAGGCCCTCTACTACGCTATGATCAAGCAGATCGACGACCAGTTCGCCCGTATCCTGGGCGAGCTCGAACGCACCGGGCAGCGGGAGAACACCGTGATCATCTTCACCAGCGACCACGGCGAATGCCTGGGCGACCACGGGCTCCTGTGGAAGGGCTGCCGGTTCTACGAAGGCCTGGTGCGCGTGCCCCTGATCTTCTCCCACCCCGGCCATATGGTGTCGGATTTACGGAGCGATGCGCTGGTTGAACTGATCGACATGTCGGCGACCATGCTGGATATCGCCGGCGTAAACGTTCCCGAGGATTTCCAGGGCCGCAGCCTGCTGCCCATCCTGGACGGCACGGTGGACCCGGGGTACAACCGGTCCTTCGTCCGCAGCGAGTATTTCGACGCCGTCTCCAACGATACGCATGACTATGCCACCATGTACCGGAACGAGCAGTACAAGCTGGTGCTGTACCACACCCACGGCAAGGGCGAGCTTTACGACCTGGCCACTGACCCCTGGGAGTTCGAGAACCTGTGGGACAATCCCGACCATAAAGATCTGAGGAGCCACCTGTGCCTGGAGGCCTTCAACGCCACCATGATCCAGGACATCGACCCGGGCGGCTCCCTGATCGCCGGCACGTGA
- a CDS encoding deoxyguanosinetriphosphate triphosphohydrolase — MIVDRTRLEEMEERTLAPYAEKSSTSRGRRHSEEEAPWRTPFQRDRDRIVHSKSFRRLEYKTQVFVYHEGDHYRTRLTHTMETAGVSETIARNLGANQDLAAAIALAHDLGHPPFGHCGEDALDGLMKHCGGFQHNRQSLRIIDLLEWRYPSFQGLNLTWETREGIAKHNAPHGFDEEEFQPGKFASVEAQIANVADEIAYNSHDLDDGVSAGILSLDQLTDLEIWDGAIREEVEKLRDLDPTRKRYRIIRALINQMIMDVVRTTHENLERHGVKSPDEVRTLEVPVVDYSPSMAGKNQQLRAFLMENFYRHYRLIRMSRKATRFIESLFNEYTADPRQLPPAGVPHGEDEPLERRVCDYIAGMTDRYALREYERLFDPYERV, encoded by the coding sequence ATGATCGTCGACAGAACCCGGCTGGAAGAAATGGAAGAACGCACCCTCGCGCCCTATGCCGAGAAGAGCAGCACGAGCCGGGGTCGGAGGCATTCCGAGGAGGAAGCCCCGTGGCGGACGCCCTTCCAGCGGGACCGCGATCGGATCGTGCATTCGAAGTCCTTCCGCCGGCTCGAATACAAGACCCAGGTCTTCGTGTACCACGAGGGCGATCACTACCGGACGCGCCTCACCCACACCATGGAGACAGCGGGCGTTTCCGAAACGATCGCACGGAACCTCGGCGCCAACCAGGACCTGGCGGCCGCCATCGCCCTGGCCCACGACCTGGGCCATCCCCCCTTCGGCCACTGCGGCGAGGATGCCCTCGATGGCCTGATGAAGCACTGCGGGGGGTTCCAGCACAACCGGCAGAGCCTGCGCATCATCGATCTGCTTGAATGGCGCTATCCGTCCTTCCAGGGCCTGAACCTAACCTGGGAGACGCGCGAGGGCATCGCGAAGCATAACGCCCCGCACGGCTTTGACGAGGAGGAATTCCAGCCCGGGAAGTTCGCCTCGGTGGAAGCCCAGATCGCCAACGTCGCCGACGAGATCGCCTACAACTCGCACGACCTGGACGACGGCGTGAGCGCGGGCATACTCAGCCTGGACCAGCTCACCGACCTGGAGATCTGGGACGGGGCGATCCGCGAGGAGGTGGAAAAGCTCCGCGACCTCGATCCCACGCGCAAGCGGTACCGGATTATCCGCGCGCTGATCAACCAGATGATCATGGACGTGGTCCGGACGACCCACGAGAACCTGGAACGCCACGGGGTGAAGTCGCCGGACGAGGTACGCACCCTCGAAGTCCCCGTGGTGGACTACAGCCCGTCCATGGCCGGGAAGAACCAGCAGCTCCGCGCATTCCTGATGGAGAACTTCTACCGGCACTACCGGCTGATCCGCATGTCCCGCAAGGCGACCCGGTTCATCGAAAGTCTCTTCAACGAGTATACGGCCGACCCGCGCCAGCTTCCACCGGCCGGCGTTCCGCACGGCGAGGACGAGCCGCTCGAGCGCAGGGTCTGCGACTACATCGCGGGTATGACGGACCGCTACGCCCTGCGGGAATACGAGCGCCTCTTCGATCCCTACGAGCGCGTATAA
- a CDS encoding MarR family transcriptional regulator, whose translation MQINNLRELSDRYVSVVRNLCRLTYIARLDEWQGLDMTVPQVKTLILLEHAGPLRMGQLAGSLGSGLSTTTTIVDRLVKKQLVQRDSDPNDRRVVKCELTKNGRVATDMFWEHIKTRALKASDQWDLEQFEKVVQSLELIWCTEEDLRTSDDAASTAAASG comes from the coding sequence GTGCAGATCAACAACCTGAGAGAACTTTCCGATCGCTACGTGTCCGTGGTGAGAAACCTGTGCCGTTTGACGTACATAGCCAGGCTGGATGAGTGGCAGGGGCTGGACATGACCGTGCCCCAGGTCAAGACTCTGATCCTGCTTGAGCACGCGGGTCCGCTCAGGATGGGCCAGTTGGCCGGTTCCCTGGGCAGTGGCCTTTCCACGACCACGACCATCGTGGACCGCCTGGTAAAAAAGCAGTTGGTTCAGCGGGATTCGGACCCGAACGACCGGAGAGTCGTAAAGTGTGAACTTACCAAGAACGGCCGGGTGGCGACCGATATGTTCTGGGAGCACATTAAAACCAGGGCCCTGAAGGCGTCCGATCAGTGGGACCTGGAGCAGTTCGAAAAGGTGGTCCAGTCGCTCGAACTGATCTGGTGTACCGAAGAAGATCTCCGGACGAGCGACGACGCCGCATCGACGGCCGCCGCTTCCGGTTAA
- a CDS encoding hydroxyacid dehydrogenase — MGDLIVVHPDFDGVWPFAAAHFHTLWPDAELIRPAHGDDRPLGEVVADAGPADRAGSVTRLATLGISVTVECLRNFGALEEATFQAACGRGLDEACDAYLAEAGVAVYVHPSEGFWSQSVAEFGLALTLCGLRRIPQLHREIIDGQTPWDYEPPGGRGLPGARGQQFGDDPAFASGTLAGKRVRIVGAGNIASRYASFASMLGADVASWDPYATEPGFHRAGARRIYHLDQLVSDAEVFAPMVPLTESTHGLVKAGHIDALPRGCLVVLVTRALICDMEAVRRRVLADELSLAADVWDMEPLLLGDPLLGRHNVVHTPHNAGRTIDANRAWAEKLADQFGPR; from the coding sequence ATGGGCGATCTGATCGTCGTTCATCCCGACTTCGACGGGGTATGGCCCTTTGCCGCAGCCCATTTCCATACCCTCTGGCCCGATGCCGAACTGATCCGCCCGGCGCACGGGGACGACCGGCCCCTGGGCGAAGTCGTGGCGGACGCGGGACCTGCGGACCGTGCGGGGAGCGTGACACGGCTGGCCACCCTCGGCATATCGGTGACCGTCGAATGTCTACGGAATTTCGGTGCGCTGGAGGAAGCGACTTTCCAGGCCGCCTGCGGCAGGGGGCTGGACGAGGCATGCGACGCGTACCTGGCGGAAGCCGGCGTCGCCGTTTACGTCCATCCGAGCGAAGGTTTCTGGTCGCAGTCCGTGGCGGAATTCGGGCTGGCGCTGACATTGTGCGGTTTGCGGCGGATCCCCCAGCTGCACCGGGAGATCATCGACGGACAGACGCCCTGGGACTACGAGCCGCCCGGCGGCCGGGGCCTGCCCGGAGCACGGGGCCAGCAGTTCGGCGACGATCCCGCCTTCGCGAGCGGCACGCTGGCCGGCAAGCGGGTGCGGATCGTGGGGGCCGGCAACATCGCCAGCCGATACGCGAGCTTCGCGTCCATGCTGGGCGCCGACGTGGCGTCCTGGGACCCCTACGCCACCGAACCGGGCTTTCACCGCGCCGGCGCGCGCCGGATCTACCACCTGGATCAGCTGGTTTCGGATGCGGAGGTGTTCGCGCCCATGGTGCCGCTTACCGAATCCACGCACGGCCTGGTCAAAGCCGGACACATCGACGCGCTGCCCCGCGGGTGCCTCGTGGTGCTGGTCACCCGAGCCCTGATCTGCGACATGGAAGCGGTCCGACGTCGGGTCCTGGCCGACGAATTGAGCCTGGCGGCGGACGTGTGGGACATGGAACCCCTGCTCCTCGGCGATCCGCTGCTCGGGCGCCACAACGTCGTGCATACGCCGCACAACGCCGGCCGAACGATCGACGCGAACCGGGCCTGGGCAGAGAAACTGGCCGACCAGTTCGGGCCTCGGTAG
- a CDS encoding PIG-L family deacetylase: MMRDLCLLAGRWLAFALLPLTLSGSVFAQPIEQMRSDHLLKVDLLYIGAHPDDESGVTATFAREVLDGGAKAGIVLITRGEGGGNAIGRELGPSLGILREAEIRRSAAEYGVDLVYFLDKTDFFYTLSDQATYDVWGYEDTLGRVVRMVRLLRPDVIVTMWPGPGTHGHHQVAARLATEAFTAAADPDQFPAQIEDEYLRTWQPVKLYYNARRLGAFFIPTGDISPSRFMSYAEIKSLALRNFRSQGFDRRATVPPRGAGAEAFMLVKTLVPPSPKGLNTLLGGLEGPRDTGIVLGPPPSTEPLSIGMVPRSDIVRYRRWAEEHQVSWVADLLPAALSIGSGMTGTLEAEVVSRIPDGASGRVRLELPEGWTDSPMQVDYELPGPGETTVAFTVRVPDDVAQGSFPVRLSAVPVEDPDGDGPTVDSSGMIDVLPVMDLTLAAGPMEIDGDLADWAGIAPQPIPSDHIWSGSLPGGDDDCSAVFRAAYDHENLYVAVDVRDDEVVCNIAPDDIKGHWRSDAVEICVDPSGRSDNTLTVFKAGIFPGTTAGPEPRAARDADARQGVIEKTAPGMRVASRFTETGYVIETAIPWADMPGGAAPQTGETIGFNVVIYDGDETDAGPGANIGKARLAWSYRPSAQALPYYYGRAVVR, from the coding sequence ATGATGCGAGACCTATGCTTACTTGCGGGAAGATGGCTTGCCTTCGCCCTGCTTCCCCTGACGCTGTCCGGATCTGTCTTCGCACAGCCCATAGAACAGATGCGATCCGACCACTTGCTGAAAGTAGACCTGCTCTACATTGGTGCCCATCCCGATGATGAAAGCGGGGTCACGGCCACTTTCGCGCGCGAGGTCCTCGACGGCGGCGCGAAGGCGGGCATCGTGCTCATCACGCGCGGCGAGGGCGGCGGCAACGCCATCGGCCGGGAGCTCGGACCTTCGCTGGGCATACTCCGCGAGGCTGAGATCCGCCGGTCCGCGGCCGAGTACGGGGTGGACCTGGTCTACTTCCTGGACAAGACCGATTTCTTCTACACGCTGAGCGACCAGGCCACCTACGACGTGTGGGGCTACGAGGACACGCTGGGCAGGGTCGTGCGGATGGTCCGCCTGCTTCGTCCGGATGTCATCGTGACCATGTGGCCCGGTCCGGGCACCCACGGCCATCACCAGGTGGCGGCACGGCTCGCAACGGAGGCCTTCACCGCCGCGGCCGATCCCGATCAGTTTCCGGCGCAGATCGAGGACGAGTATCTGCGTACATGGCAGCCGGTGAAACTGTACTACAACGCCCGCCGGCTGGGTGCCTTCTTCATACCCACGGGCGACATCTCACCCAGCCGCTTCATGAGCTACGCGGAGATCAAGTCCCTGGCCCTGCGCAACTTCCGGTCGCAGGGTTTCGACCGTAGGGCTACGGTACCGCCGCGTGGTGCCGGGGCGGAGGCGTTCATGCTGGTCAAGACCCTCGTGCCGCCTTCGCCGAAGGGCCTCAATACCCTCCTCGGCGGCCTGGAGGGGCCACGCGATACCGGCATCGTCCTGGGTCCTCCGCCTTCGACGGAACCGCTGTCCATCGGCATGGTGCCTCGCTCGGACATCGTCCGCTACCGTCGGTGGGCCGAGGAGCACCAGGTATCATGGGTCGCGGACCTGTTGCCCGCCGCGCTGTCTATCGGATCGGGCATGACCGGTACCCTGGAGGCGGAGGTCGTCAGCCGGATCCCCGACGGCGCGTCGGGCCGGGTAAGGCTCGAACTTCCCGAGGGGTGGACGGACAGCCCCATGCAGGTGGACTACGAGTTGCCGGGCCCTGGCGAGACGACGGTCGCCTTCACCGTGCGCGTGCCGGATGACGTCGCGCAGGGCAGCTTTCCGGTGCGGCTGTCGGCCGTCCCGGTGGAAGATCCGGACGGGGATGGACCAACCGTTGACAGTAGCGGCATGATCGACGTGCTGCCGGTCATGGATCTCACCCTCGCGGCGGGTCCCATGGAGATCGACGGCGACCTTGCAGACTGGGCGGGGATCGCGCCCCAACCCATCCCGTCGGACCACATCTGGTCGGGTTCCCTGCCGGGCGGCGACGACGACTGCAGCGCGGTGTTCCGCGCAGCCTACGACCATGAGAACCTGTACGTCGCCGTGGACGTGCGGGACGACGAGGTGGTCTGCAACATCGCGCCGGACGACATCAAGGGCCACTGGCGTTCCGATGCCGTGGAGATCTGCGTCGACCCCTCCGGCCGGAGCGACAACACACTGACGGTCTTCAAGGCGGGCATCTTTCCCGGCACCACGGCGGGACCCGAACCCCGGGCGGCACGGGATGCCGACGCGCGCCAGGGCGTGATCGAGAAGACGGCGCCGGGCATGCGGGTGGCTTCCAGGTTCACAGAAACCGGCTATGTGATCGAGACCGCTATCCCCTGGGCCGACATGCCGGGTGGTGCGGCGCCGCAGACCGGCGAGACCATCGGCTTCAACGTGGTAATCTACGACGGCGACGAGACCGATGCCGGCCCCGGGGCCAACATCGGCAAGGCCCGGCTGGCCTGGTCCTACCGACCCTCCGCCCAGGCCCTGCCCTACTACTACGGCCGGGCCGTCGTCCGGTAG
- a CDS encoding HDIG domain-containing protein → MVLNRDDAIALLHEHTKTDSLRKHALGVEAAMRHYARKYGEDEEKWGIVGLLHDFDYEATPDPKDHPMRGAKILEEKGYPEDVIYAIKSHATYLGLERRSLMDKALFAVDELVGFITAVALVRPSGSVHEVKVKSVRKKMKAIAFARAVSREDIVEGAESLGLDLGDHIANVIEAMQGEAAALGLAGS, encoded by the coding sequence ATCGTATTGAACCGCGACGACGCAATCGCCTTGCTGCACGAGCACACGAAGACGGACAGCCTGCGGAAGCACGCCCTGGGCGTGGAGGCCGCCATGCGCCACTACGCCAGGAAGTACGGCGAGGACGAGGAGAAATGGGGCATCGTGGGCCTGCTGCACGACTTCGACTACGAAGCCACGCCCGACCCCAAGGACCATCCTATGCGCGGGGCGAAAATCCTGGAGGAGAAAGGCTATCCCGAGGACGTCATCTACGCCATCAAGTCCCACGCCACCTACCTCGGCCTCGAACGGCGCAGCCTGATGGACAAGGCGCTCTTCGCCGTGGATGAACTCGTGGGTTTCATCACCGCCGTCGCCCTCGTGCGCCCCTCCGGAAGCGTACACGAGGTGAAGGTGAAATCCGTGCGCAAGAAGATGAAGGCCATCGCCTTCGCCCGCGCCGTTTCCCGCGAGGACATCGTCGAAGGGGCCGAAAGCCTCGGTCTAGATCTGGGTGATCACATCGCCAACGTCATCGAGGCCATGCAGGGCGAAGCCGCCGCACTGGGTCTCGCTGGTTCCTAA